A genomic region of Gossypium hirsutum isolate 1008001.06 chromosome D01, Gossypium_hirsutum_v2.1, whole genome shotgun sequence contains the following coding sequences:
- the LOC121213616 gene encoding tetraketide alpha-pyrone reductase 2, which produces MTVSFKSFDKKNPLAPEATLIDPCIKGTLNVLRSCSKASSVKRVVLTSSCSSIRYRFDVQNQQISSLNESHWSDPNYCKRYNLFYAYAKTMGEQEAWRVAKESGMDLVVVNPSFVVGPLLAPQPTSTLLLILSIVKGMKGEYPNTTVGFVHIDDVIAAHILAMEESKASGRLVCSGPVAHWEQIIEMLRAKYPSYPFENKCSSQEGDNNAHCMDTSKIQQLGLPEFKSLPQMFDDCIKSFHDPGFL; this is translated from the exons ATGACGGTATCATTCAAGTCTTTTGACAAAAAAAACCCGCTGGCACCAGAG GCAACTTTGATTGATCCATGCATAAAGGGCACCTTGAATGTGCTGAGATCCTGTTCAAAAGCCAGCAGCGTGAAAAGGGTTGTTCTCACCTCTTCTTGCTCTTCAATACGCTACCGTTTTGATGTCCAGAACCAGCAAATTTCTTCTCTTAACGAATCACATTGGAGTGATCCAAACTATTGCAAACGCTACAAT CTGTTTTATGCGTATGCAAAGACAATGGGTGAACAAGAAGCATGGAGAGTAGCAAAAGAAAGTGGGATGGATTTGGTGGTTGTCAACCCGTCTTTCGTGGTTGGTCCTTTGCTTGCGCCGCAACCGACCAGTACTTTGTTGCTGATACTCTCCATTGTTAAAG GTATGAAAGGTGAATACCCAAACACCACAGTAGGGTTTGTGCACATAGATGACGTGATTGCAGCTCACATTTTAGCTATGGAGGAAAGCAAAGCCTCAGGCAGGTTGGTATGTTCTGGCCCGGTAGCTCATTGGGAACAGATCATTGAGATGCTGAGAGCTAAATATCCTTCTTATCCTTTTGAAAACAA GTGTAGCAGTCAAGAAGGAGACAACAATGCACATTGCATGGACACGAGTAAGATTCAACAGTTGGGATTACCGGAATTCAAATCACTTCCTCAAATGTTTGATGATTGTATTAAGAGTTTTCATGACCCAGGATTTCTGTGA
- the LOC121214013 gene encoding ribosome-recycling factor — translation MALYLVRAIKLTNTIRTTTLLLRSSNTQTRNISHFLVSHNQLTPRSQNLTPFCSFDFLRDSRRGFAKGKKSKDDSGGSTMELAPDIGPSVKASAASQMDAAIVALSRELAKLRTGRASAGMLDHIIVETDGVKMQLNHLAVVSVIDSKTLSVNPYDPNTLKALESAIISSPLGLNPKVDGQRLIAPIPPLTKEHMQAMCKVVAKSSEDVKQSIRRARQKALDTIKKAGSSFPKDEAKRFEKEIDELTKKFVKSADELCKAKEKEITQG, via the exons ATGGCTTTGTATCTTGTACGAGCAATCAAATTAACAAACACAATAAGAACAACCACCCTACTACTTAGAAGCTCAAATACCCAAACCCGCAACATCTCTCACTTTCTCGTTTCTCATAACCAATTAACTCCCCGTTCCCAAAACCTCACTCCTTTCTGTTCATTTGATTTTCTTAGAGATTCTCGCCGTGGTTTCGccaaaggaaaaaaatcaa AGGATGATTCTGGTGGGAGTACAATGGAACTTGCTCCTGATATTGGGCCTTCTGTTAAAGCAAGTGCTGCATCACAGATGGATGCAGCAATAGTTGCCTTATCGCGGGAGCTAGCCAAATTGAGAACAGGAAGGGCATCTGCAG GAATGCTTGATCATATTATCGTTGAAACTGATGGTGTAAAGATGCAACTGAACCATTTAGCTGTTGTTTCTGTTATTGATTCAAAAACCTTATCGGTGAATCCATATGATCCCAAT ACTCTCAAAGCATTAGAGAGTGCCATCATTTCATCTCCGTTAGGCTTAAATCCAAAGGTGGATGGTCAACGGTTGATCGCACCTATTCCACC ATTAACAAAAGAGCATATGCAG GCTATGTGCAAAGTTGTTGCCAAGTCTTCCGAAGATGTTAAACAAAGCATAAGAAGGGCTCGACAAAAG GCATTGGATACAATAAAGAAAGCGGGTTCTAGTTTTCCCAAGGATGAGGCTAAGAGATTTGAGAAAGAA ATTGATGAGCTGACTAAAAAGTTCGTCAAGTCCGCCGATGAATTGTGCAAGGCAAAGGAGAAGGAGATTACTCAAGGCTGA
- the LOC121214014 gene encoding 60S ribosomal protein L21-1 codes for MPAGHGLRSRTRDLFARPFRKKGYIPLSTYLRTYKIGDYVDVKVNGAVHKGMPHKFYHGRTGRVWNVTKRAIGVEVNKQVGNRIIRKRIHVRVEHVQPSRCAEEFKLRKVKNDQLKAEAKAKGEVISTKRQPEGPRPGFMVDGATLETVTPIPYDVVNDLKGGY; via the exons ATGCCAGCTGGTCACGGTTTACGTTCTCGAACAAGGGATTTGTTCGCCAGACCCTTTAGAAAGAAGGGTTACATTCCCTTGTCTACTTACCTCAGGACCTACAAGATCGGCGACTACGTCGACGTCAAGGTAAACGGTGCCGTTCACAAGGGTATGCCCCACAAGTTCTACCATGGTCGTACTGGTCGAGTTTGGAATGTCACAAAACGTGCCATCGGTGTCGAAGTCAACAAGCAG GTGGGAAACAGGATTATCAGGAAGAGGATTCATGTACGTGTTGAGCATGTACAGCCTTCGAGGTGCGCTGAGGAATTCAAGCTCAGGAAGGTGAAGAATGATCAACTCAAGGCAGAGGCTAAAGCAAAGGGTGAGGTCATTAGCACAAAAAGGCAGCCAGAAGGGCCTAGACCTGGTTTCATGGTGGATGGTGCTACACTTGAAACTGTTACGCCCATCCCATACGATGTCGTTAATGATCTCAAGGGCGGTTACTAA